From the Clostridiales bacterium FE2011 genome, one window contains:
- the rpoD gene encoding RNA polymerase sigma factor RpoD, whose protein sequence is MSLSPENRQNRLDELYEYSKSRGTITYKEIMDRLSGMDLDADQLDRVLDTLEAYGVSVVNDTADRQVTLTEEQAADQAAEIARIGGEDNAAIDLSVPEGISIDDPVRMYLKEIGKVPLLTAEEEIEIAKRLEAGDESAKQKLAEANLRLVVSIAKRYVGRGMLFLDLIQEGNLGLIKAVEKFDYRKGFKFSTYATWWIRQAITRAIADQARTIRIPVHMVETINKLIRISRQLLQEYGREPTPEEIAKEMGISEAKVREIIKIAQEPVSLETPIGEEEDSHLGDFIPDEDAPAPAEAASFALMKEQLMDVLDTLTPREEKVLRLRFGLDDGHQRTLEEVGKEFNVTRERIRQIEAKALRKLRHPSRSKKLRDYLD, encoded by the coding sequence TTGTCATTGTCACCCGAAAACAGGCAGAACCGTCTGGATGAGCTTTATGAGTACAGCAAATCCAGAGGAACAATCACCTATAAAGAGATCATGGACCGGCTTTCCGGAATGGATCTGGACGCCGATCAGCTGGATCGCGTGCTGGATACGCTGGAAGCCTACGGCGTATCTGTTGTGAATGATACCGCTGACCGCCAGGTCACCCTGACGGAAGAGCAGGCCGCGGATCAGGCTGCCGAAATTGCCCGTATCGGGGGCGAGGACAACGCCGCCATCGACCTGAGTGTTCCGGAAGGGATCAGCATTGACGACCCGGTCCGCATGTACCTCAAGGAAATCGGCAAGGTGCCCCTTCTCACCGCGGAAGAAGAAATCGAAATCGCCAAACGTCTTGAAGCCGGAGATGAAAGTGCCAAGCAGAAGCTGGCCGAAGCCAATCTCCGTCTGGTTGTTTCCATTGCCAAACGCTATGTGGGCCGCGGCATGCTCTTCCTTGACCTGATTCAGGAAGGTAATCTCGGCCTCATCAAGGCCGTTGAAAAGTTTGACTACCGCAAGGGTTTCAAATTCTCCACCTATGCCACCTGGTGGATCCGTCAGGCCATCACCCGTGCCATCGCGGACCAGGCCCGTACCATCCGTATTCCTGTCCACATGGTTGAAACCATCAACAAGCTGATCCGGATTTCCCGTCAGCTCCTGCAGGAATACGGCCGTGAGCCCACTCCTGAGGAAATCGCCAAGGAAATGGGCATTTCCGAAGCCAAGGTTCGTGAGATTATCAAGATCGCCCAGGAGCCCGTCTCCCTGGAGACGCCTATCGGTGAGGAAGAGGACAGCCATCTGGGAGACTTCATTCCCGATGAGGATGCCCCCGCCCCTGCCGAGGCCGCTTCCTTCGCCCTGATGAAGGAACAGCTCATGGATGTGCTGGACACCCTGACCCCCCGTGAGGAAAAGGTGCTCCGCCTCCGTTTCGGTCTGGATGACGGCCATCAGCGCACCCTGGAAGAAGTCGGCAAGGAATTCAACGTTACCCGTGAGCGTATCCGCCAGATCGAAGCGAAAGCGCTCCGCAAACTCCGTCATCCTTCCCGCAGCAAAAAGCTGCGCGATTACCTGGATTAA
- a CDS encoding deoxyguanosinetriphosphate triphosphohydrolase, with product MTIRERQEQQEKLLLAPWAARSAETAGRDIPVKPCDLRTEYQRDRDRIIHCKSFRRLKFKTQVFLSPEGDHYRTRLTHTLEVSQVARTLARSLRLNEDLTEAIALGHDLGHTPYGHIGERTLNDLLPEGFRHNEQSLRVVEVLENGGEGLNLTKEVRQGILSHSGKTEPATVEAECVRRADRIAYLNHDLDDALRAGILRPFELPEDCLNVLGHTHRERINTMINDIVTCSEDQPHLSMSAPVESAMDGLREFMFDRVYRDGWRDPEEARCDYVLRHLFDYYCEHPGEMPEEFVMIGYRDGTERSVCDFLSCMTDRYATRKFQELFVPSAFPAF from the coding sequence GTGACAATCCGGGAAAGGCAGGAGCAGCAGGAAAAGCTCCTTCTGGCGCCGTGGGCCGCACGCTCTGCGGAGACCGCCGGCCGTGATATTCCGGTGAAACCCTGTGACCTGCGGACGGAATACCAGCGTGACCGGGACCGGATTATCCATTGTAAATCCTTCCGCCGTCTGAAGTTTAAAACCCAGGTTTTCCTTTCCCCGGAAGGAGACCATTACCGTACCCGCCTGACCCACACTCTCGAGGTGTCCCAGGTGGCCCGTACGCTGGCACGTTCCCTCCGGCTCAATGAGGACCTGACCGAAGCCATCGCCCTGGGACATGACCTCGGCCATACGCCCTACGGTCATATCGGAGAGCGCACGCTGAATGACCTGCTTCCGGAAGGGTTCCGCCATAATGAGCAAAGTCTTCGCGTGGTGGAGGTGCTCGAAAACGGCGGCGAAGGCCTGAACCTCACCAAAGAAGTCCGCCAGGGGATTCTCTCCCACTCCGGTAAAACAGAACCCGCCACGGTGGAGGCGGAATGCGTCCGCCGGGCGGACCGGATCGCTTACCTGAATCACGATCTGGATGACGCGCTCCGCGCCGGTATTCTCAGGCCCTTTGAACTGCCTGAGGATTGTCTCAACGTGCTCGGCCACACCCATCGGGAGCGGATCAATACCATGATCAACGATATCGTCACCTGCAGTGAGGATCAGCCCCACCTGTCCATGTCCGCCCCGGTGGAAAGTGCCATGGACGGCCTGCGGGAATTCATGTTTGACCGGGTTTACCGGGACGGCTGGCGCGATCCGGAAGAAGCCCGCTGTGACTATGTTCTCCGTCATCTGTTCGATTACTACTGCGAGCATCCCGGTGAAATGCCGGAAGAGTTCGTCATGATCGGCTACCGGGACGGTACGGAGCGCAGCGTCTGCGACTTCCTTTCCTGCATGACCGACCGCTACGCCACCCGCAAATTCCAGGAGCTGTTTGTACCCTCAGCATTCCCCGCATTTTAG
- a CDS encoding DNA primase, which yields MSSRYPAAWLDELRSRSDIVQIVSGYVALNKKGRKYWGLCPFHGEKTPSFSVDGEHQLYYCFGCKAGGNVFSFYMEMEHCTFNEAVEQLAERAHMPLPEMEKDVDYERRRTQRERLLNANREAARFYHETLFTPQGAASLAYLRRRGLSDGVIRKFGLGASPDDWSVLSDRLLQKGYTLDELVLAGLTVRKKADNGKDRYFDMFRSRAMFPIIDAHGNVLAFGGRTLEKREPKYLNTADTPVFNKRKGVFAANLLRQQRHLDRVILVEGYMDVVSLTQFGVEGVCATLGTALTNEQARLLKRYAPQVYLGYDGDSAGQHAILRGLDILEQENVPARVLDFPDGLDPDEFIRRDGAEGFRLLPAISPAAYRLRRLKDQFDLSSQDSRLAYARGAAEIVSAVDPLERDVLLNQLSVETGFARESLIEQMNLTVNKPAVRTQDTPARIRPPRPDTSGSPPSEDLKAQELLISLFASGQIPKDMIEEKDFDDDELKSLYRELAAGASPASLPDLAPDEVSRSRFARLLFSPTAGSTDEMITMANDCLTRIRRIRLEKRYEELSQEMSSAPQDRLAELLQEAADISDKLKKLK from the coding sequence ATGTCTTCCCGCTATCCTGCCGCCTGGCTTGATGAACTGCGAAGCCGATCTGACATTGTTCAGATCGTCTCAGGCTATGTGGCGCTGAATAAAAAAGGCCGGAAATACTGGGGGCTTTGTCCGTTCCACGGCGAAAAAACCCCTTCTTTTTCCGTGGACGGGGAACATCAGCTTTATTACTGCTTCGGCTGCAAGGCCGGCGGCAATGTGTTCAGTTTCTATATGGAAATGGAGCACTGCACCTTCAATGAAGCCGTGGAGCAGCTGGCGGAGCGGGCCCATATGCCACTCCCGGAAATGGAAAAGGATGTGGATTACGAGCGCCGCCGCACCCAGCGGGAGCGTCTGCTCAACGCCAACCGGGAAGCCGCCCGTTTCTATCACGAAACGCTTTTCACTCCCCAGGGTGCCGCGTCGCTTGCCTACCTGCGCCGGCGCGGGCTGAGTGACGGGGTTATCCGCAAATTCGGCCTGGGCGCCTCTCCGGATGACTGGAGCGTCCTGAGCGACCGTCTTCTTCAGAAAGGCTACACCCTGGATGAACTGGTCCTGGCAGGCCTCACGGTCCGTAAAAAGGCGGATAACGGTAAGGATCGCTACTTTGACATGTTCCGCAGCCGCGCCATGTTCCCGATTATTGATGCCCATGGAAACGTTCTTGCCTTCGGCGGCCGTACGCTGGAAAAGCGGGAGCCCAAATACCTGAACACAGCCGACACCCCGGTTTTCAATAAGCGCAAGGGTGTCTTTGCCGCCAACCTGCTTCGTCAGCAGCGTCATCTGGACCGGGTCATTCTCGTGGAAGGCTACATGGATGTGGTCAGTCTGACCCAGTTTGGTGTGGAAGGGGTCTGCGCGACCCTCGGTACCGCCCTGACGAATGAGCAGGCCCGCCTGCTCAAGCGCTACGCTCCCCAGGTCTATCTTGGCTACGACGGCGACTCCGCCGGCCAGCATGCCATCCTCCGGGGACTGGATATCCTGGAGCAGGAAAACGTTCCTGCCCGGGTACTGGATTTCCCCGACGGTCTTGATCCGGATGAGTTCATCCGCCGGGACGGAGCTGAAGGTTTCCGCCTTCTGCCCGCCATTTCCCCCGCCGCCTATCGGCTGCGCCGGCTGAAGGATCAGTTTGATCTGTCTTCCCAGGACAGCCGGCTGGCTTATGCCCGCGGTGCCGCTGAAATCGTATCTGCCGTGGATCCGCTGGAACGGGACGTCCTGCTCAACCAGCTTTCGGTGGAAACCGGTTTTGCCCGCGAGTCCCTGATTGAGCAGATGAACCTGACGGTCAACAAGCCGGCAGTCCGCACGCAGGACACACCCGCCCGCATCCGTCCGCCCCGTCCGGACACCTCCGGTTCGCCTCCCTCCGAGGATTTAAAGGCGCAGGAACTGCTGATCAGCCTCTTTGCATCCGGTCAGATTCCGAAAGATATGATTGAAGAAAAGGATTTTGACGATGACGAGTTGAAATCTTTATACAGGGAACTTGCAGCCGGAGCATCCCCCGCGTCGCTTCCGGATCTCGCCCCGGATGAAGTATCCCGTTCCCGCTTTGCCAGGCTGCTGTTTTCCCCCACCGCAGGCAGCACCGATGAGATGATCACCATGGCAAACGACTGCCTTACCCGGATCCGCAGGATCCGCTTGGAAAAGCGCTACGAAGAGCTGTCACAGGAAATGTCCTCTGCCCCGCAGGACCGGCTGGCCGAACTCCTGCAGGAAGCGGCGGATATTTCCGATAAGTTGAAAAAGCTGAAGTAA
- a CDS encoding leucine-rich repeat domain-containing protein — MMKRFLLIMLALCVMLCAVPTYADEWDDDDDDWLDDDPGSTFEEEAGTSDFKTIAGYDTGEKFVCGDYVYQMTDDGEGALLTNYSGTSGDVVIPDTVDGHPVVAVGAHMFAYNEAVRSVMLPEGIRSIGNMAFFKCIHLHDIVIPEGVTMIDECCFGGCTELSEVQLPASLEEVGRFGFLACTNLEEISFGDELKAIGPGAFQMCASLSKVSIPSGKDVSIEEDSFAGCSPELKILY; from the coding sequence ATGATGAAGCGATTCCTGCTGATCATGCTGGCGCTGTGTGTAATGCTCTGCGCTGTGCCCACCTATGCCGATGAGTGGGACGACGATGATGATGACTGGCTGGATGATGATCCTGGCAGCACATTTGAAGAAGAAGCCGGAACGAGCGACTTCAAAACCATCGCCGGATATGATACCGGTGAAAAGTTCGTCTGCGGGGACTATGTATACCAGATGACAGACGACGGGGAAGGCGCCCTGCTGACCAATTATTCCGGAACGTCCGGTGACGTGGTGATACCCGATACGGTGGACGGTCATCCGGTTGTTGCGGTCGGTGCCCACATGTTTGCCTACAATGAAGCGGTCCGGTCCGTAATGCTGCCCGAGGGGATCCGTTCCATCGGGAACATGGCGTTCTTCAAGTGCATTCACCTGCACGATATCGTCATTCCTGAAGGCGTTACAATGATTGATGAGTGCTGCTTCGGCGGATGCACGGAGCTGTCCGAGGTACAGCTGCCTGCCTCCCTGGAGGAAGTCGGCCGGTTCGGATTCCTGGCCTGCACAAACCTGGAGGAGATTTCATTCGGCGACGAGCTGAAGGCAATCGGCCCCGGCGCTTTCCAGATGTGCGCATCGCTGAGCAAGGTTTCTATTCCTTCAGGCAAGGACGTCTCCATTGAAGAGGATTCCTTCGCAGGCTGCTCGCCCGAACTGAAAATCCTTTACTGA
- a CDS encoding LacI family DNA-binding transcriptional regulator, whose translation MKVYTIKDIAAMAGVSVTTVSRVLNNRPDVNSATREKVEQIIRECSFVGNTNARGLKQGNEVIGVVIRGRSNPFLSSLAEAILDRADTVPDNFVTEYIDEKADEFLTALRMTRQNHVKGLIFVGSLIDKRVDAIRGLDIPMVFTTVNAESAALARASSVAVDDRSMGRVVAEELLDCGHRRIAIFGSNPVAGDSLAMRFQGFCDAFTDRGLSYDNSLYRETRFSFEAGYELARVFFTERPDATALFAMSDTVAVGAIRALRDLGKSVPDDVSVVGFDGVDISRFTVPRLTTVEQPVSEIARRSVNLLLDMMEKGAAPRHILVDAAFRKRESIAPCNRA comes from the coding sequence GTGAAAGTCTACACAATTAAAGACATTGCCGCCATGGCCGGAGTCTCTGTTACAACGGTCAGCCGCGTGCTGAACAACCGCCCTGATGTGAACAGCGCCACCCGGGAAAAAGTGGAGCAGATCATCAGGGAATGCAGTTTTGTCGGCAATACGAATGCCCGTGGCCTGAAGCAGGGCAACGAAGTCATCGGCGTCGTCATCCGCGGCCGTTCCAATCCCTTCCTCAGTTCCCTGGCGGAAGCGATCCTGGACCGGGCCGATACCGTTCCGGACAACTTTGTCACGGAGTATATCGATGAAAAAGCCGATGAGTTCCTCACCGCGCTTCGGATGACCCGGCAGAACCATGTCAAGGGGCTGATCTTTGTCGGCAGTCTCATTGATAAACGTGTTGATGCCATCCGCGGACTGGATATCCCCATGGTCTTCACCACCGTGAATGCTGAATCCGCCGCCCTCGCCCGTGCTTCCTCCGTTGCTGTGGATGACCGGAGCATGGGCCGCGTTGTCGCTGAGGAGCTGCTGGACTGCGGCCACCGTCGAATCGCCATCTTCGGTTCCAACCCCGTCGCCGGCGATTCACTGGCCATGCGTTTCCAGGGCTTCTGTGACGCCTTCACCGACCGGGGTCTCAGCTATGATAATTCCCTGTACCGTGAAACCCGCTTCTCCTTTGAAGCCGGGTACGAGCTCGCCCGTGTATTCTTTACGGAGCGTCCGGACGCCACCGCTTTGTTTGCGATGAGTGATACCGTGGCGGTCGGTGCCATCCGCGCCCTGCGTGACCTGGGCAAGTCCGTACCGGATGACGTTAGCGTTGTCGGATTTGACGGCGTGGATATCAGCCGCTTCACAGTACCTCGTCTGACCACGGTGGAGCAGCCTGTCAGTGAGATTGCCCGCCGCAGCGTCAACCTGTTGCTGGATATGATGGAAAAGGGAGCCGCTCCCAGACATATTCTGGTGGATGCAGCTTTCCGTAAAAGAGAATCCATTGCGCCCTGTAACCGGGCATAA
- a CDS encoding Nif3-like dinuclear metal center hexameric protein, whose amino-acid sequence MTVKDVYDLIDHAAPFETQMESDNSGFLVGSASQAVDTILFALDVTPAVIDEAVSLGAQLIVTHHPLMFSPVHSLTDDTYEGKLIRRLVREDISLISAHTNLDQAPGGINDTLAERCGLSDVSGEGYFRCGLLPAPLSAGDFAADLRRRLHSEVRLMGPADAVIRKVGLCSGGGSDFWNLAADAGCDAFVSGEIRHHHALAMAGSGIVGFECGHFGTEEPGIRALASALQNAVNTVECNVRIYVSGVSAYSFIRQP is encoded by the coding sequence ATGACCGTAAAGGACGTTTATGATCTCATTGATCATGCTGCCCCGTTTGAAACCCAGATGGAATCCGACAATTCCGGTTTCCTCGTCGGCTCCGCCTCGCAGGCTGTCGATACCATTCTCTTTGCGCTTGACGTCACACCGGCCGTCATTGACGAAGCAGTTTCCCTCGGGGCACAGCTGATCGTCACCCATCATCCGCTCATGTTCAGCCCGGTTCACTCCCTGACGGATGACACCTATGAAGGCAAGCTGATCCGCCGGCTCGTCCGGGAGGATATCAGCCTGATTTCCGCCCACACAAATCTCGACCAGGCTCCCGGCGGCATCAACGACACCCTGGCGGAACGCTGCGGACTCTCGGACGTTTCCGGTGAAGGTTATTTCCGCTGCGGCCTGCTGCCCGCCCCCCTCTCTGCCGGGGATTTCGCCGCGGATCTGCGCAGGCGTCTCCATAGCGAGGTTCGTCTCATGGGACCGGCGGATGCGGTCATCCGGAAAGTCGGTCTTTGCAGCGGCGGTGGAAGCGATTTCTGGAATCTCGCCGCGGATGCCGGCTGTGACGCCTTTGTCAGCGGTGAAATCCGGCATCATCATGCCCTTGCCATGGCAGGCAGCGGCATTGTCGGGTTTGAGTGCGGTCATTTCGGTACGGAGGAACCCGGCATCCGTGCCCTTGCGTCGGCTTTACAAAACGCTGTCAATACGGTAGAATGTAATGTGCGGATATATGTGTCGGGTGTATCCGCCTATTCGTTTATCCGGCAACCGTGA
- the malQ gene encoding 4-alpha-glucanotransferase: MRSSGILLHISSLPSPGGIGSMGDEAYAFADFLQASGIRIWQVLPIGPTGYGESPYQSSSVFAGNPLLISCGRLRDEGLLTFADEEEFVPSDPEKVEYDAVRENKEMLLRRCYDESRERLSGQVNEFCRKNAWVQDYALFTALKKHFGGAMWTKWPDKDIRFRRQEAVERYRKELSAEIDYHIFCQYLFRKQWFSLKKYCNERSVLLFGDMPIYVAEDSADTWTHPDIFQLDKNLVPKRVAGVPPDYFSADGQLWGNPLYRWHYLRSRKYDWWVDRMKGMAELYDMIRIDHFIGFANYYSVKNGMPNARKGRWVIGPGKALFKRLDREVPGIRIIAEDLGCVNNRVRKLLDWCGYPGMKVLTFGFDSDESNPHFIGLYEKNTVAYTGTHDNDTTLGWARKASPKALAFAEKTLGFSGADEAPEAFIKALFKGPCDTVVIPMQDVLGLDTYARMNYPGTTGNNWLWRMKPDQLSLDLSMKYYRLNRETDRL; the protein is encoded by the coding sequence ATGCGTTCCAGCGGCATTCTGTTGCATATCTCTTCCCTTCCTTCCCCCGGGGGCATCGGCTCCATGGGCGATGAGGCATACGCTTTTGCTGACTTCCTGCAGGCTTCCGGCATCCGGATCTGGCAGGTGCTTCCCATCGGGCCGACAGGCTACGGTGAAAGCCCCTATCAGTCTTCCTCCGTATTTGCCGGCAATCCCCTGCTGATTTCCTGCGGCCGTCTCCGCGACGAAGGTCTCCTGACTTTTGCGGATGAGGAAGAGTTCGTCCCCTCCGATCCGGAAAAGGTGGAATATGACGCCGTCCGGGAGAACAAAGAAATGCTGCTCCGCCGCTGCTATGATGAATCCCGGGAGCGGCTGAGCGGACAGGTGAATGAATTCTGCCGGAAGAATGCCTGGGTGCAGGATTACGCCCTGTTCACCGCGCTGAAAAAGCATTTCGGCGGGGCTATGTGGACAAAATGGCCGGATAAGGACATCCGTTTCCGCAGGCAGGAAGCAGTTGAGCGTTACCGGAAGGAACTGAGTGCGGAGATTGACTACCATATCTTCTGCCAGTACCTGTTCAGGAAGCAGTGGTTCAGCCTCAAGAAATACTGTAATGAGCGTTCTGTGCTGCTCTTCGGCGATATGCCCATCTATGTGGCTGAGGATTCCGCCGATACCTGGACGCATCCGGATATCTTCCAGTTGGATAAAAACCTTGTCCCGAAACGGGTTGCCGGTGTTCCGCCGGATTACTTCTCCGCGGACGGGCAGCTCTGGGGCAATCCCCTTTACCGCTGGCACTACCTGCGCAGCCGGAAGTACGACTGGTGGGTGGATCGCATGAAGGGAATGGCGGAATTGTATGATATGATCCGGATCGATCATTTCATCGGTTTTGCCAACTACTATTCCGTCAAAAACGGTATGCCGAACGCCCGCAAAGGCCGCTGGGTCATCGGTCCCGGAAAAGCACTTTTCAAGCGGCTGGACCGCGAGGTCCCGGGAATCCGTATCATTGCAGAAGACCTGGGCTGTGTGAACAACCGTGTCCGGAAGCTCCTGGACTGGTGCGGTTATCCGGGCATGAAGGTGCTGACTTTCGGCTTTGACTCTGATGAATCCAATCCCCACTTCATCGGACTCTATGAAAAGAACACCGTAGCCTATACCGGCACTCATGATAACGACACTACCCTGGGATGGGCCAGGAAAGCCAGTCCGAAGGCTCTCGCCTTTGCGGAGAAAACCCTCGGATTCTCCGGGGCGGATGAAGCGCCTGAAGCCTTCATCAAAGCACTTTTCAAGGGGCCCTGCGATACGGTTGTGATCCCGATGCAGGATGTCCTGGGGCTTGATACCTACGCCCGGATGAATTACCCCGGCACCACCGGTAACAACTGGCTCTGGCGTATGAAACCTGATCAGCTTTCCCTGGATCTGTCCATGAAGTATTACCGCTTAAACAGGGAAACAGACCGACTCTGA
- a CDS encoding SAM-dependent methyltransferase, whose amino-acid sequence MIQLDARLSLAYDLYDPCDLAADIGTDHAHLPAALLQRGRCQHMILTDLSESALKNARETVIRCRLSDRTDLRAGDGLQPLEEACGMISITGMGGRTVHDILLEGAGKLRGASLVLSAHTDLPLIREAVCRIGYHLDREEPCFCAGRYYLVLRARPGACPLTPRELRLGGPLFESQSSQLIPYLTRRREVLQDKLRGLVSADKPEESLIAQVREDIAFYDGMIGKGRES is encoded by the coding sequence ATGATTCAGCTGGATGCCCGCCTCTCACTGGCCTATGATCTTTATGATCCCTGTGATCTGGCGGCTGACATCGGCACAGACCACGCCCATCTACCGGCCGCGCTCCTGCAGCGCGGCCGCTGTCAGCATATGATCCTGACAGACCTGAGTGAAAGCGCGCTGAAAAATGCCCGGGAAACCGTTATTCGCTGCCGTCTTTCCGACCGGACAGATCTCCGCGCCGGCGACGGCCTTCAACCGCTTGAAGAAGCCTGCGGCATGATTTCCATTACCGGCATGGGCGGCCGCACCGTCCATGATATCCTGCTGGAAGGTGCCGGCAAGCTCAGGGGTGCCTCCCTGGTGCTTTCGGCGCATACGGATCTTCCCCTGATCCGGGAAGCGGTTTGCCGCATCGGTTACCATCTGGACCGGGAGGAGCCCTGCTTCTGCGCGGGTCGTTATTATCTTGTGCTTCGTGCCCGGCCGGGGGCCTGCCCGCTCACCCCGCGTGAGCTTCGGCTGGGCGGTCCCCTGTTTGAGTCTCAGTCGTCTCAGCTGATTCCCTATCTGACCCGGCGCCGGGAAGTCCTTCAGGACAAACTCCGCGGCCTTGTCTCCGCGGACAAACCTGAGGAATCCCTCATCGCCCAGGTTCGGGAGGATATCGCTTTCTATGACGGAATGATCGGGAAAGGAAGAGAATCATGA